The following is a genomic window from Paenibacillus thiaminolyticus.
ACCAACTGCATTCCGGATGGATCTCCGCCGTCCTCCTTGTCGCATTTCAGCACGACCAGCCGGAAGCCGTCCGCTTCCCATGCTCCCAACGGCACCGTCACCTGATCCGCTCCGGACACGGCCTGAAAGCCATAGACTTCCCGCACTGTGACCGACCGATCCGGGATGACGGTCAACTGCAGCGGCTCCCCCGTTCCTCGACTGGCTGGGCTGCCGAATGACATCTCATGTCCCCTCGCCCAGATGAGAATGATCATAAAAAAAGTGCGGGTCCGCCCCATAGACACATGTTCGCCGCTGCATACGATGCGCATAGAAGGGTTGACTGACAAGTCGCATTCCTCTTTTCATCTCATAATATTTAAAAATTTAAAGAATTAGAATGAATACGCATATTTCTCTATTATGGACCATTCTCCCTGTATAGTCACCCTTATTTTCCCCGGTTGCGGCTCTCAACGTTTTATATGTATATTGACTAAGTGGCAGATTATGTATATACTATAGAAAAGCAAACATGTAAGATATAAAAAAATAAAAGAAGGGTATCTCATAAGTCGGTTCGACTTAGAGACGCCCTTTTATTACGTCAGATCGTCTAAGCTGCTTCTTGTGCGCCGTCATTTATCCAGTCTTTACCTTCAACTACACGGCTTACAACCATTGCAGCTCCTACATCTCCCGTGGCATTAATTGCAGTTGCCGGAGCATCAGTGATTGTTCCGATTAGCACCATAATTGGAATCGCAACTTCCGGGAATCCAAATGCAGAGACGATGAAAATTTCTCCAACGTATCCGCCGCCTGGTATAGCACCCATTACACAAGAAGCGACAACCGACACCATGATTGCAGTAATCAAATTTCCTGGTTCTAAAATATTTATATTAAAAATACTGCACATAAAGACAATTTTTAATATTTGAATCAACACAGCTCCATCTTTATGCAAGTTTGCTCCCATAGGAATTGTGATATTAGCAATATCATCTGGAACACCAATTTTTTTCGCCGCGATAAAATTTGACGGAATCGCTGCTGCACTTGAACAAGTTCCTAATGAGGTCAATGTTGAAGGAATGATATTTTTCCAAAAAAGGGATACGCCTTTTTTTCCTCCGCCAATATAAGCGAACAACATGCTAGAGATAAAGTAGTAACCAACAGATGCAATGAGGAAAATAATAATTGCCCGGGATAATGGTCCAGCAATTTCTGAGCCATATTCTCCAATTAATGTTGCAAAGAACGCTCCTAAACCAATCGGCGCTAAATACATGACATAGCTGACAATTTTTATAACAACTTCAGTTGCTCCTTCAAATAATTTGACTACAGGTTTTGCTTTTTCCCCAGCTGACACTGTAGCGAGTCCACATATGATAGAGAAAACAATTAATGCCATTAAGTTTTGACGGGACCATAACAAAGGAAAATCTTCTACTGTGAACATACCTAAGAAATTCATACTGCTTGACGCGTCAACGGCTTCGTTCATAACAATGTTGGTACCCTTAGCCGGGTCAAATATAACACAAACGATTAGCATATAAATCGCCGCGATAATTCCTGTAAAGATAAATAAGGAAAACATGATCCCTAAAATCTTTCCAAGTTTCTTTGTGCTTTCCATATTCGCAATGGCAGACACTAATGAGACAAAAATTAATGGGACAACACAGCAAAATAGTAAATTTAAGAATAAGTTAGCTATAGGGGAAAAAATCTGAGCTTTTTCCCCCATTATTGCACCAACGATTGAACCAATGAACATACATCCTAGCAGGATTAGTGAAAATTTGTAATTTTTCAATATCTTCATTAGTCATTACTCCTAACATTCTAGTTTTTGTAGTTCAGTAATGACGCGTTGCGTGCCCAATTCTACAAGTTTCGGATCAGTAGCCATATTCAAACGAACAAATCCTTTACATTTATCACTAAACCATTCACCAAAATCAATTGCTAAGCCACATTTATCTTGGATAAACTCCTTCGTTTCTTCACAATTTACATATGGCCTTAAATCAATCCAAGCTAAATATGTTCCTTCTAAGTCTGTTACAATAGCTTTTGGTGCATGTTTTTCCAATTCATTTTTTAAATAATTGAAATTATGACGAATGACCTCGAGTAAACTTTCTACCCACTCTTCCCCATGTGTATAAGCTGCTTCCGCGGCAATCTGGCCCATCAGACTCTTTTCTGTTTGATTAATCGTCTTAATGGCTTGATCATATTTTTCACGAATTTTTTCATCTGGAATAATCGTATGTGCATTTAATAAACATGCTAAATTGAATGTTTTAGATGGTGCAGTGACAACGACTAAATTATCATGAAATGTTCGGTTTTTCACATTCAGAGCAGAAATAAATTTTCGTTTTCCTAACATAATATCTTGATGAATCTCATCAGCTATCACAAATACATGATGTTTCTTACAGATTTCGAGAACGGTTTCTAATTCTTCTTCAGACCATACACGGCCTACCGGATTATGAGGGGAGCATAGGATAAATAATTTTACATTGTTCTCTACAATTTGTTTTTCGAAATCATCGAAATCAATACGATATTTTCCATCTTCATTAATTAATTCAGAACGCACTAATTTGCGGTTGGTATCTCGGATAGCATTATGGAATGGATAATATACGGGAGTAATAATGATGACCGCATCTTCTTCTTCAGTAAAAATGTTCACCAAATTATAAAGTTCTTGAACAACACCAGTTGAAAATCGAATCCACTCTTTTTCTAGATGGATCCCATGACGTTTTTGCTGCCAATTGAAATAAGCTTCATAATAAGAATCAGGTGTTACTGAGTATCCAAAAACGCCATGCTCTGCTCGTTCTACTAAAGCTTCTGACACAGCTCTAGGAGCCTTAAACTCCATGTCGGCCACCCACATTGCGACTAAGTTAGGATCTCCGAACCGCTCCTCCAATGCATCCCACTTTAAACAGCGTGTATTTCTGCGCTCTACACTATACATGTCTACGAATTTTTGCATTTCCATTTTTATTCCCCCTTCACAGTAGCTATTGCTTCAATTTCTACTAACGCATCCATAGGTAACTTTGCTACTTCAACAGTTGTTCGGGCAGGACATTGCATTCCTTTGAAAAATTCGTCATATACTTCATTCATTTCTGCAAAATCATCCATATGTTGCAAATAAACAGTAGTCTTAACAATGTCTTTTATCTGACCACCCCCTTCTTCCAAAATATTTTTAATATTGGTAAGTGAGCGGTAAGTCTGTTCCTTTACGGAAGCGCTCTCAATTATTCCGACATCGGCATTTATCGGAAGTTGACCGGATGTAACTATCATGTTATTGAACTTGACAGCTTGTACATAAGGTCCTATCGCTTCAGGCGCTTTTTTCGTATTTATTCTTTTCACAATATCCTCTCCTTTTGTTTAATCATGAATCTATCCTGATCAAATTGTAGATCAATAATTTTTTACAGTCAATATATTTTATTCTCATAACAATAATTTTTTACTACAACGAATAAGTTGGCACTGCTTCGGTAAACTTTATATCATATAAGCCATTTCAATAAATGCTAGGATAGCTTAATTCATAAATTTTTTACAAAAAAATGCGAAATATCAGTCGAAACAGAAATTACTTGCCTAGATAATAAATTTTTACTACAATGTTAATGAAGAAATGGGAGGATATTATGAATAACAAATTAGAAAAATATATTCCTTTTGTTGATTTTTTAGCTGAAATTCTGGGCAGGAATAGTGAAGTTGTTCTTCATGATCTGAGCAACTTAAATCATTCTGTCGTCGCAATTCGAAACAATCATATCTCAAATCGCGAAGTAGGTGCTCCAGCCACCGACCTTGTGTTGAAAATATTGAAAGAAAATAAACACCAAGACAGACATTTCATCTCAAATTATCAAGGGAAAACAGCTGGAAACAAAGATCTAAAATCATCGACTTTTTTTATTCGTGAACAAGGCGAATTAATTGGAATGATTTGTGTTAATACCGACAAATCCTTAATAAATAACTTAGAAAAGATTGTTGAAGATATCGTTTATTCTTACAACAAAACGAATAGTAAAGACCAAAATATTCATGATGAAAACTTAGAGTCGGAAAACTTGTCTCATTCGATTGAAGAAATGACCCGACAAATAGTCCAGGAAATTACGGAGGAAAAAGGAGTTAAGATTGAATACTTAAAACAAGAAGATAAATTAGAAATAATCCGCGACTTAAACAATCGTGGTGTTTTTCTATTAAAAGGGGCTGTTCCCGAGATTGCTAACATTATGAAAACTTCTGAATCTAGCATCTATCGCTATCTTCAAATTATTAAACGAGAAGAAGCTTCAATGAATTGAAGACAATTTAACGAGCAGGCGCATAAGCTCCGTCATGCCCACAAAAACCGGAAGCCCTCGGCTCCCGGCTTGTCCCGCGCCAGCTGCGCTAGCTACAGATTCGTCCGCGCCAGCGCGCGCCGGTGCCGCTCCTGCCGCACAAACGCGAACTGCGGCAGACAAATGCCCGCGAAGATCAACGCGATCCCCGCCCATTGGAGCCAGCTGACCTGCTCCTGCAGCACGGTGACGGACATGATGACGGCGGCGGGCAGCTCGGCCGCGCCCAGAATCGTACCGAGGCCCGGGCCAATCTTTGGCACACCCAGGCCGAAGAAGACGCCGGGAACGAGCACCCCCAGCAGCCCCATGACGAGGCCGTATTTCCACAAGCCGGACGCAAGCGCGCCGTCGGCGAGGAAGGTCGGCGGGAACACGAGGAACAGGCTGGCCGCCGCTCCGGTGGTCAGCGACAAGCTCTTGTTCAAGATCGGCATATCGGTCGCGACACGCCCGTTCACCATAATATAGAAGGCGAACGATACGGCGGAGATAAGGCCGAAGATCGCGCCCTTCGCCGTTAACCCGGACAGGCCGTGGTCAGCGAGTCCCCCCGCAAGCACCGTGCCAACGAGCAGAATCAGGACGGAGAGGAGCTTGGCCCGATCCGGCCAGGTCCGGTTGAGAAGCGCCTCCAGCAAGACGCCGATCCATGTGAATTGGAACAGGAACACGACGGCGATGGAAGCCGGCAATTGCTCGACCGCGATCCCGTATGAAATCGAGGTGCAGCTGACCGACAAGCCGCACGCGAGCAGCACCAGCACCTGCTTCCCGCTCACACGGCGCCGGGAGAACAGAAGCGCGGCGGAAGCCAGAAGCAGCCAGCCGAAGAAATACTGGCTCCCGATAATCTGGGGCACGGTATATCCCTCTCCTATCCCGAGCTTCATAATTGAGGATAATGTTCCATAGCTGCAAGCCCCGATGAAGACTAACAGCGCATAACGAAATAATTTCATAGTCTATTACGCTCCCTTCTTGTTGAAATTCCGTAAATCCACGCAAAAAGCCCCCTGTCGCTTGACAGGGGGCGAACGAAACCAGATGCGCTCACGAAGCGGTAACCCGTGCACGCTTCCGCAAAATTTCGCCGCTCAATCCATGGGACTGAGTTTGGTTGCTGAAGCCGAACGTTTCTGCACGTTCATTGTAAAGAGGACAACGGACAATGTCAATCCTTTTGAAGCTGGTCCGGCAGCTTGCTTCCCTTGGCTTCTGCTACCTTCCATCCATTCCACTCCATTATATGGAACCTTGTTTAAGAAAGAGCGCTTTCATCGTAGATTAGGTCGTATCGTGCAAAATGAGAAGTTGATAGAATGGTGGCAACGCTTACAACTAGGAGGTCTCAATCAATGAAAACCAGATTCATGAAAGGGGCAGCCATCGCCCTGGCGGCCATCATGCTGCTGGCTGGATGCTCCAGCCGCTCGGGAGATACGGCAACCGACACCGAACCGGCCAAAAAGAACACCTCGGCATCTACGAAAATCACGGTCGACAGCAGCGTGAACGATCCGGTGGTGCAACGCGCGTACAAAGACATCGTGGCCGCATTCGAGGAAGAAAATCCGGACATCGAAGTCGACCTGCAATTCCCCGGCTCGGAGCATGATAATATTTTGAAGGTCAAAATGGCCGCGAATGAAATGCCCGATATCTTCGATACGCATGGCTGGGCGCAGGTGCGCTACGGCAACTACTTGGCCGATCTGCGCGATGAACCGTGGGTTCCTCAGCTAACGGACACAATCAAGGACGTCGTCACAGACAAGGACGGCAAAGTATATGCGCTGGTGCTGAGCGAGGCCAAAGACGGCTTCACCTACAACGCCGACCTGCTGGAGCAATTGAATATTCCCGTCCCGTCCACATTCGACGAGCTGATGGCGGCAGCCGACAAGATCGTGAAGGAGACCAACGGCGAGACGGTGCCTTTCCACTTCTCCGGCATCGACGACTGGACGATCGGCCAGTACTTCGATCTGATGGCGACCCCGCTCCTCATCAGCCCGGAGCAGAATGAGAAGGAAGCGCTCCTGAATGGAACCTTCGACTGGACGAAATGGACGCCGCTCCCGGAAAAATTCCAGGAGATGCACAAGAAGGGCTATATCAATAAAGACGTCATTACGGCAAAATACAGCGATGCCTCCCGCCAGTTCGCGGAAGGCAAAGTCGCCTTCGTCATGGTCAATCCGAGCTTTGCCGAAGAAGTGCGTAAAATGAACCAAGATATGAAAATCGGCTATATGCCTGTGCCTGCGCTAGTTGCCGGCGACGAACCGAGCTTCTCGGGCGGCGAGCGCTTTACGATGGGCGTATGGAAAGACACCAAAAATATGGAAGAAGCGAAAAAATTGCTTGCCTTCTTCGCCAAGCCGGAGAACATGAGCAAAATCGCGAATGTCACCATGCTTCCTCCGGGCCTCAAGGGCGTAGATGCGAAGCACGAATTCTCGCCTTATTATGAGCAGTACAAGGATGTCCGCGTGTTCCCTTACTTCGACCGCGTTTATTTGCCGAGCGGAATGTGGGACGTACTGTGCAAGCAGGGCACGGAGCTTCTGGCGGATCGCATCACGCCGGAGCAATATTCCGAGGTAATGAAGCAGGAAGTAGAGCGATTGCGCAACAGATAGATAGACGACGCAGTAGAAGAGGGCCTTGTTCATCCGAGCAAGCCCTCTCTCTATGAGAGGTCAGGAGTGAGAACACGATGAATATGAACAGAAAACGGTCGTCCGGCAGCGTGCTGAATCTCTTTTATATTCCCGCCTTGGCGCTGTTTGCCGCCTTTGTCTTTTATCCGTTTATGAAGGGAATTCAGATTTCGTTCACGAACTGGGACGGCTACTCCCAAGATTTCCGCTGGATCGGCTTCGAGAACTATCGCCGCATGTTCTCCGATCCGCAGATTGTCAACGTGATGAAAAACACGATCATTTACGGCGTCGGCAGCACGGTGCTGCAAAATATACTTGGCCTGCTGTACGCTTTATATTTGAACCGCTCGATACGGGCCAAAGGACTCATCCGGACCATCGTTTATTTGCCGGTCATTATCAGTCCGCTCATTATGGGCTACATTTGGTATTTTGTGTTCCAATATGACGGAGGCGCCTTGAACGATATTATTTTATGGTTCCAGGACGAGCCGATCAATTTATTAGCGAATGCGAATATTAACGTATGGATTATTACCTTTGTCAATACGTTCCAATACATGGGGATTGCCATGGTGATTTATTTAGCCGGCCTGCAGTCGATCTCGAAGGAGTACTACGAAGCGGCGCAGATTGACGGCGCTTCATCGCTCAAGCAGTTCCGCAACATTACGCTGCCGCTGCTTGCCCCGTCGATCACGATCAACGTCGTGCTCAATCTCATCGGCGGGCTGAAGCTGTTCGACGTCATTATCGCCATGACGAACGGCGGACCGGGCTATGCGTCCTCCTCGCTGTCTACCTTGATGTATCATTTGTATTTCTCCAGACAAGATGCGGGATATGCGGCTTCGCTCGGTAACCTGATGTTCGTCATCATCTCCGTCATCAGCATGTCTGCGCTGTACTTCTTGCGAAGAAAGGAGATGCAGCAATAATGAAGTCATATAAAAAATGGCTGATCGCCATCGGCTCGATCATTCTCATTGCGCTCCATACGATTCCGTTTTATATTTTATTGACCAGTTCCTTCAAGGCGGCCGACGATCTGTCTTCCAAATGGGCCTTTCCGGGATATATCTATCTCGGCAACTTCGTGAACGCCTGGAATGAAGCGAATCTTGGGAGAGCATTCATCAATAATATCCTGATCACCGGCATCACAGTCGTGCTCGTCGTCGCGATCGGCTCGCTGGCCGCCTATCCGCTGGCCCGGCATCAGACGAAGTGGAACAAGTTCATGTACATGCTGTTCATCTCGGTGCTCATTGTGCCGCCGCTGGCCATTTTGGTGCCCTTGTACCGCTTCTATGTCGATATTCATGCCTTGAATACGTACTGGGGAATTATTTTGATTCACGTGACATTCAACCTGCCGATCACGATCTTCTTATTTACCGGGTTCATCGGCACCATTCCGAAGGATCTGGATGAGGCGGGCATGATCGACGGCTCCAGCCGTGTCGGGCTGTTTTTCCGGCTAATCATGCCGCTGCTGAAGCCGGTCACCGCCACCGTCATTATTTTGGCAGGCGTCGCGATTTGGAATGACTATCAGTTCTCGGTCTTTTTCCTGGAAAAAACGGAAGTGCGGACCATCACCGTGTCGTTGGCGAAATTTTTCGGACAATATAACAGCAATATCGGTTGGGTCGCCGCCGGATCGCTGATGGGAGCGCTGCCGATTACATTGGTCTACCTGGCGCTGCAGAAGCAGTTCATACACGGCTTGTCTTCTGGCGCCGTCAAAGGATAAACAGAGTTACCGGTTCGCATCCGCACCGCAATAGGGGAGGGCATCATGATTTCGCAGAAATTGCATTCGCTTCGGTCCAAGCTGCTTGTGCTGTACTTCATCATCCTGATGATTCCGATGGTTGTTATCGTGTATGTGATGCCCTCCTATTTCTACAACGTCATTACCGAACGGACCTCGAAGCAGACAGAGACCATTTTGGAGTCGCTGTCGAAAAATATGGAAACGTATCTCGATGATCTGGTGCGGCTGACCATTACCCCCTATTTGAGCGATGAGGTGATGAACGCGCTTAAATTAAAAGCGAGCTCCCGCTACAGCACCGTGGACGATTATACGAAGCTGCTGTCGGAACGCGCGCTGCGCAACGGCTTGCCGAACTTGATGCGCAATCTGCGCAGCGATATTCTTGGCATCGTGCTGCTGCCGTTGGACGGTTCGACCTATATGCTCCCCTCCTCGCAAGGAGGACAGATTACCGAAAATTATTCCTTCCGGACTCAATCCTGGTACCAAAAGGCGGTCGAGGCCGACGGCAAGACCGTCTTCATTAGTCCGCATCCGCGCTATTACGTGACGAACCCGACCGTATCGCATGCGTTCTCCGTCGCCCGGCTGATCCAGGATCCGGACTCGCGGCAGCCGTTGGCCGTGCTGATGGCGGACGCGGATCTATCCATTATCAATCATCTGGTCAAGGACATTGAATTCGACGTGTCTTCGATTGTCAGCATCTATGACCAGGACAATCAATTAATCTTCTCCAATCATCCGCTGTCGGAGGAGATCCAGCTTCAAGCGGTGCAGCCGGGCAACATGGTGCAGGGCGAGCGCGACTCGTATGTCAAGATCGCCAAGCAGATGAACAGCTCGGACTGGAGCATCGTCGTGCTGCTGTCCAAGACGGAATTAATGAACAATATCCGCTGGTTCTATATCGTCGGCGGCTTGTTCGCCATTGCCGGAATCGCGGCGACGTTCCTGCTGTTCAAGCTGCTGTCGCACTGGATCATCAACCCGTATCATAAGCTGCTCTCCGCGATGAACCGGTTTCGGCGCGGAGACTGGCAGTCGCGCATCGAGGTGAGGAACGGGACGGGAGAAATTCATGAGCTGTCGCTCGCCTATAACACGATGGCCGATCAAATCAGCGACATGGTCAAGCGCGAATATATCGCCAAGCTGCAGTTGAAGGAAGCGGAATATCGTGCGCTGCAGTCGCAGATTCAGCCGCATTTTCTCTACAATACGTTAAATGGATTTATCGGCCTGAACCGGATGAACAAGCGGGATGTGCTCGAAGAAGCCATCGTCTCGCTCAGCCGGATGCTGCGGTATACGCTGGAGGACCGGCCCAAGAGCACGCTTCGGGAGGAGTTCCTTTTTTTGCAGCGCTATTGCGAGCTGCAGCAGCTGCGCTTCGGGAACAAGTTCACGTTCCGTATCGAACATGACGAGGCCGTCGGAGATGCCATGATCCCGAAGCTGCTGCTGCAGCCGCTCGTTGAGAACGCCATCATTCATGGCATCGAGCCGCTCAGGCGCCCGGCCTTCCTGCAAGTGCAGGCCATGGAGGTATCGGTCGACGGGGAGCCATGGCTCGCGATCGCGATGAAGGATACCGGGAAGGGCTTCGATGAAGAAGCCGTCCGGCCGAATGCGGTCGGACTGGCCAATACGAAGGAACGGTTGCGCCTCCTCTATCCGTCGGCAGCCTTTGCCGTTCAGAGCGCGGTAGACGAGGGCACGAGCATTACGATTCAAATCCGCAAGGAAGAAGTGAGTGCATGAAGATTCTCATTGCCGATGATGAATATTTGGTACGCATGACACTGGTGAGCATGATTCAGGAGATGCCGCACCCGTTCGACATATGCGGGGAAGCGGAGAGCGGAGAGGATCTGCTCGAACTGCTGCCGGACGGCAAGCCCGACATCGTGCTGCTCGATCTGAGAATGCCGGAAATGGGCGGACTGGAAGCGATGCGCATCGGGAAAGCTCTTTCCCCATCGACGCAGTGGATTATTTTGACCGGATTCTCAGACTTCGACAGCGCACGCGAATCGGTCAAGCTGGGAGCGGCCGATTACTTGCTGAAGCCGTCCAGCTCCAAGGAATTGGAGCAGGCGCTGCTGCGGGTCGCCGGGATCGTGCGGGAGCAGCGGAGCCTGCTCCATAAGCAGTTCGAGAGCAACTTGAACGCAGCCTTCTCGGGCTGGGTCGATCCTCACTTGTCATGCCACGATCCGTTTATCGAGCAGGCGCAATATATGGGCATCTCGTTCGCGATCGACAGCAGCCTGAAGGAGCAGGAGAAAGCCTTCCATCAGCAGTACTTCTCCCGGCTGCGCCTGAAGATGGAAGCGGCCGTGTCCGAATCCTTCTATTCGGCGCTGTTCCTTCTCCCGCATGGCCATATGGCTCTTATCGGCGCCTGGCTGCCGGAGCGGGAGCAGGAAGGAAGCCGCGCGATGCGCAGGCTGCTGCGGGAGCTGGAGCAAGAGGCGCAGACAGGCAGCGGCCCGTTGGCGGCCGTGACCGTGACGCTGTTCTCTACGGGAATATGCGCCTCGCTGCAGGATCTGCGGCATGAATTGAACGAATGTGCCCGGTTCGCTCCCTTGCGCGTCACAAGAGGGATTGGCAGGCATTGGAGCAAGGAACAGCTGATCGGGCCGCACGCCGCCGGTCTGGCCGAATTCAGCCGGCTGTGGCTCGATCTGAACGCGGCCTATCAGGGCCATCACTACTTGTCCTATATGAAGACCGCCGATCGGCTGTGGCAGCTGTTCCATGCGGAGCATGTGCCCGCCTGCTCCCCGTCCGTCGCGCAATCGATTGAGGCGTATGTATCCGTCACGATGAACCTGCGGATTGACATTCGGAGCGAAAATTGGCTCGAAGATCTTCACGAGGCTGGAGACAGCCTGCTGCAGCACCATGCTTCCAAGGATTGCGGCTCCACGATGATCGAACAGGTCATCGCCTATTTGGAGCTGCATTATGCGAGCGAGATTACGTTAA
Proteins encoded in this region:
- a CDS encoding helix-turn-helix domain-containing protein, translated to MKILIADDEYLVRMTLVSMIQEMPHPFDICGEAESGEDLLELLPDGKPDIVLLDLRMPEMGGLEAMRIGKALSPSTQWIILTGFSDFDSARESVKLGAADYLLKPSSSKELEQALLRVAGIVREQRSLLHKQFESNLNAAFSGWVDPHLSCHDPFIEQAQYMGISFAIDSSLKEQEKAFHQQYFSRLRLKMEAAVSESFYSALFLLPHGHMALIGAWLPEREQEGSRAMRRLLRELEQEAQTGSGPLAAVTVTLFSTGICASLQDLRHELNECARFAPLRVTRGIGRHWSKEQLIGPHAAGLAEFSRLWLDLNAAYQGHHYLSYMKTADRLWQLFHAEHVPACSPSVAQSIEAYVSVTMNLRIDIRSENWLEDLHEAGDSLLQHHASKDCGSTMIEQVIAYLELHYASEITLTELARDFHVTPNYLSTLFHQTTGTTFVKYVTRLRMMRAKQLLADPSLQVQQVAEQVGYFSTRHFTKCFFEFEGCSPSEYKKKRKRQHLQ